Proteins encoded in a region of the Mycobacteriales bacterium genome:
- a CDS encoding MaoC family dehydratase, translating to MTTNGEKAYELHKAAIGESEGSGDWVEITQERINAFADVTEDHQFIHVDPEACATLSPWGVPIAHGFLTLSLLTYLSASVPTPGERLEGIVMGVNYGFDKVRFVNPVKVGSKIRATSVLSAVDAKDPNTLQVTKTLTVEIDGESKPALVAEWVTRLVYG from the coding sequence ATGACGACCAACGGCGAGAAGGCGTACGAGCTGCACAAGGCGGCGATCGGCGAGTCCGAGGGCAGCGGCGATTGGGTGGAGATCACCCAGGAGCGGATCAACGCCTTCGCCGACGTCACCGAGGACCACCAGTTCATCCACGTCGATCCCGAGGCATGCGCGACCCTGTCGCCGTGGGGCGTGCCGATCGCGCACGGCTTCCTGACGCTGTCGCTGCTCACGTACCTGTCCGCGTCCGTTCCGACCCCGGGCGAGCGGCTCGAGGGCATCGTCATGGGCGTCAACTACGGCTTCGACAAGGTGCGCTTCGTCAACCCCGTCAAGGTCGGCTCGAAGATCCGGGCCACCAGCGTGCTGTCGGCGGTCGACGCCAAGGACCCGAACACCCTGCAGGTGACCAAGACGCTCACGGTCGAGATCGACGGCGAGAGCAAGCCGGCGCTGGTCGCCGAGTGGGTCACCCGTCTGGTCTACGGCTGA
- a CDS encoding Uma2 family endonuclease, whose protein sequence is MSERGNTKSHDDHPGGGDPAPDGWRIEHLDAVPHVWLELVEGSIHLLPTPTAEHQALVRALAMMLSATTAQVQAQPDVVLDSRTRLRPDLVVVNEPAIQPVGSAIRLVIEVSEHTTQLVYRTLRPALWCDVGRLTSVGSSSIRWSGCGSSSPICSPEASPPWSSTGEPHLRS, encoded by the coding sequence ATGTCGGAGCGAGGGAACACGAAGTCGCATGACGACCATCCCGGTGGGGGTGACCCTGCCCCGGACGGATGGCGCATCGAGCACCTCGACGCTGTTCCGCATGTCTGGCTCGAGCTCGTCGAAGGCAGCATTCACCTTCTCCCCACGCCGACGGCGGAGCATCAGGCCCTCGTCCGGGCGCTCGCCATGATGCTGTCCGCCACGACGGCGCAGGTGCAGGCGCAGCCCGACGTCGTCCTCGACAGCAGAACTCGACTGCGACCTGACCTGGTCGTCGTGAACGAGCCGGCCATCCAACCCGTGGGCAGCGCGATCCGTCTCGTCATCGAGGTCAGCGAGCACACGACGCAACTCGTCTACCGCACGCTGCGTCCGGCACTGTGGTGCGACGTCGGTCGACTCACTTCTGTCGGCTCGAGCTCGATCCGCTGGTCCGGCTGCGGTTCCAGCTCGCCGATCTGCTCGCCCGAGGCTTCGCCGCCCTGGTCGAGTACGGGTGAGCCACACCTGCGATCCTGA